From one Streptomyces sp. R41 genomic stretch:
- a CDS encoding permease produces MTITKAAPPPVDRRDADNRQGRRGWQINSPLVLTMLLLLVVAAQGPVRRALAAPVMQSWMTVFVAVVIQALPFLVLGVLLSAVIAVFVPPSFFARALPSRPALAVPVAGMAGAVLPGCECASVPVAGALVRRGVTPAAALAFLLSAPAINPIVLTATAVAFPRDPEMVLARFVASLLVACVMGWLWQRLGRADWLRPPARPAHEGLGKGAAFWGSVRHDVMHAGGFLVVGAMAAATLKAVVPASWLHAAAGNPVVSVLALAVLAVLLSICSEADAFVVASLSQFSLTARLAFLVVGPMIDLKLFAMQVGTFGRGFALRFAPATFALAIIMSVLVGAVLL; encoded by the coding sequence GTGACCATCACCAAGGCAGCCCCGCCCCCGGTCGACCGCCGCGACGCGGACAACCGGCAGGGCCGACGGGGTTGGCAGATCAACTCCCCTCTCGTCCTGACCATGCTGCTGCTCCTGGTGGTCGCGGCGCAGGGGCCGGTCCGCCGGGCGCTGGCCGCGCCGGTGATGCAGAGCTGGATGACCGTGTTCGTGGCGGTGGTGATCCAGGCCCTGCCCTTTCTCGTCCTCGGAGTACTGCTGTCGGCGGTCATCGCGGTGTTCGTCCCGCCGTCGTTCTTCGCCCGCGCGCTGCCGAGCCGGCCCGCCCTTGCGGTGCCGGTGGCCGGGATGGCCGGGGCGGTCCTGCCCGGCTGCGAATGCGCCTCCGTGCCGGTAGCCGGGGCACTGGTGCGCCGGGGCGTCACGCCCGCGGCGGCGCTGGCGTTCCTGCTGTCCGCCCCGGCGATCAACCCGATCGTGCTGACCGCAACGGCCGTGGCGTTTCCGCGCGATCCGGAGATGGTCCTCGCCCGGTTCGTGGCGAGTCTGCTGGTGGCGTGTGTGATGGGGTGGCTGTGGCAACGCCTCGGCCGCGCCGACTGGCTGCGCCCACCGGCCCGCCCGGCACACGAGGGCCTCGGCAAGGGGGCGGCGTTCTGGGGATCCGTACGGCACGACGTGATGCACGCCGGAGGCTTCCTCGTCGTCGGGGCCATGGCCGCGGCCACTCTCAAGGCCGTCGTACCGGCGAGCTGGCTGCACGCCGCGGCGGGCAATCCCGTGGTGTCGGTCCTCGCCCTGGCGGTTCTCGCCGTGTTGTTGTCGATCTGCTCCGAGGCCGACGCGTTCGTGGTCGCGTCTCTGTCCCAGTTCTCGCTCACCGCCCGGCTGGCGTTCCTCGTCGTCGGGCCGATGATCGATCTGAAGCTCTTCGCCATGCAGGTCGGCACGTTCGGCCGCGGGTTCGCGCTGCGGTTCGCCCCCGCCACCTTCGCCTTGGCGATCATCATGTCGGTCCTGGTCGGGGCGGTGCTGCTGTGA
- a CDS encoding TIGR03943 family protein: MNRQAQAAVLFLVGAAVLHAGATDLYLRYVKAGLQPLLLGAGVVLIVAAFATVWYELRGARTAKQVQRGGDHSDTQGGHEHGHEAADEHRYVHEPADEHGHAHEPADEHGHAHREPRISWLLILPLLALILVAPPALGSYSAMRTGTALQAPFGYPALPSGDPVPLSLVDYAGRAAYGHGRSLGDRRIKITGFVALDRAGTPYLVRMALNCCAADAQPVKVGLTGRIPPVLQPDTWLEVTGTYISKRAKDPVNGGIIPFFDVSRARPVPTPHDPYDESWNN, translated from the coding sequence GTGAACCGGCAGGCGCAGGCAGCCGTGCTCTTCCTGGTCGGCGCGGCGGTGCTGCACGCCGGCGCCACGGATCTCTACCTGCGGTACGTCAAGGCCGGGTTGCAGCCCTTGTTGCTCGGGGCGGGGGTTGTGCTGATCGTCGCGGCTTTCGCCACGGTGTGGTACGAGTTGCGCGGGGCGCGCACGGCCAAGCAGGTCCAACGCGGGGGCGATCACAGCGATACCCAGGGCGGACACGAGCACGGGCACGAAGCCGCGGACGAGCACAGGTACGTCCACGAACCAGCCGACGAGCACGGGCACGCCCACGAACCCGCCGACGAGCACGGGCACGCCCACCGCGAACCGCGTATCTCCTGGCTCCTCATCCTCCCCCTGCTCGCCCTGATCCTGGTCGCCCCGCCCGCCCTTGGCTCCTACAGCGCCATGCGCACAGGTACGGCCCTGCAGGCGCCCTTCGGTTACCCCGCTCTCCCCTCCGGCGACCCGGTCCCGCTCAGCCTGGTCGACTACGCCGGTCGCGCGGCCTACGGCCACGGCCGCTCCCTCGGCGACAGGCGGATCAAGATCACCGGCTTCGTCGCCCTCGACCGCGCCGGTACGCCGTACCTCGTCCGCATGGCCCTCAACTGCTGCGCCGCCGACGCCCAACCCGTCAAGGTCGGCCTGACCGGACGGATTCCGCCGGTCCTCCAACCCGACACCTGGCTCGAGGTCACCGGCACCTACATCAGCAAACGGGCCAAGGATCCCGTCAACGGCGGCATCATCCCGTTCTTCGACGTCAGCCGGGCAAGGCCGGTCCCGACGCCGCACGACCCGTATGACGAGAGCTGGAACAACTGA
- a CDS encoding transposase, with protein sequence MAGIVERLVPDELWELFQRVVPEAPSRPQGGGRRRHGDREVLAAIVFVATSGCTWQQLPTASFGPSGATAHRRFTEWTKARVWARLHRLVLDELGSRGELDWSRCAIDSVNMRALKRGI encoded by the coding sequence ATGGCGGGGATCGTTGAGCGGCTGGTGCCGGACGAGTTGTGGGAGCTGTTCCAGCGGGTGGTGCCGGAGGCGCCGTCGCGGCCTCAGGGTGGTGGTCGGCGCCGGCACGGCGACCGCGAAGTGTTGGCCGCAATCGTGTTCGTGGCGACCTCGGGATGCACGTGGCAGCAGCTGCCGACCGCGTCGTTCGGGCCGTCCGGCGCGACGGCTCACCGACGATTCACCGAGTGGACGAAGGCCCGAGTCTGGGCCAGACTCCACCGCCTGGTCCTCGACGAACTCGGGTCCCGCGGTGAGTTGGACTGGTCCCGGTGCGCGATCGACTCGGTCAACATGCGGGCCTTGAAAAGGGGGATCTGA
- a CDS encoding IS5 family transposase yields MITERTGLPLSVGISGANTHDSQALIPLVQGIPPIRSRRGRRRRRPDKLHADKGYDYAHLRRWLSSRGIRHRIARKGIETSQRLGRHRWTVERTMSWLAGCRRLHRRYERKADHFLAFTSIACTLICYRRLTNEMTSKQPRHQAPHRPQRS; encoded by the coding sequence TTGATCACGGAACGGACCGGCCTGCCCCTGTCCGTCGGCATCTCGGGCGCCAACACGCACGACAGCCAGGCGCTGATTCCCCTGGTACAGGGCATCCCTCCGATCCGCTCCCGCCGGGGACGCCGACGCCGCAGGCCCGACAAACTTCACGCCGACAAGGGCTACGACTACGCCCACCTGCGGCGATGGTTATCCAGCCGAGGCATCCGGCATCGCATCGCCCGCAAGGGCATCGAGACCTCACAACGACTTGGCCGCCACCGCTGGACCGTCGAACGCACCATGTCCTGGCTCGCCGGATGCCGCCGACTCCACCGCCGCTACGAACGCAAAGCCGACCACTTCCTAGCCTTCACCAGCATCGCCTGCACCCTCATCTGCTACCGCAGACTCACCAATGAGATGACGTCTAAGCAGCCGCGGCATCAGGCACCGCATCGCCCGCAAAGGAGTTGA
- a CDS encoding ankyrin repeat domain-containing protein: MSNFWTTPAHHAVEHEDAETLAQMLADGTDPDEVFSNMTLLTHAIDAEGDGSLQSGKPLTVHTTAVLLAFGADPELADPDGRTPMDVAEYYGHDLAMKLLRAHISGRAAGNR, encoded by the coding sequence GTGAGCAACTTCTGGACAACACCTGCGCATCACGCGGTCGAGCACGAGGATGCGGAAACCCTGGCCCAGATGCTGGCCGACGGCACCGATCCCGATGAGGTCTTCAGCAACATGACGCTGTTGACGCACGCGATCGATGCCGAGGGCGACGGCTCCCTGCAGAGCGGCAAACCGTTGACCGTGCACACCACTGCTGTGCTGCTGGCCTTCGGGGCTGACCCGGAGCTCGCCGACCCAGACGGTCGCACCCCCATGGACGTGGCCGAGTACTACGGCCACGACCTGGCGATGAAGCTACTGCGGGCCCACATCAGCGGCCGAGCCGCCGGTAACAGATGA
- a CDS encoding GntR family transcriptional regulator, whose protein sequence is MTEVRLKHQQITEVLAKEIRSGHRPAGQQLPGEHALAQRFGVSRTTVRAALAELNEAGLIATRTGKGSYVLFDGRPLDDRLGWAHALAVQGIETRVRTLAVQETHDEELAAQLALDAAMFIRVDRTRELVADGSVISYERSFLPPVPGVRELPEQGLGELTLTEVMRRAGLRPDHGEQRLAGRRISAREAEVLRRAPGDWFLDTWRTSRAADGSFVEHVVSLLDPDHFQLSLEFG, encoded by the coding sequence ATGACCGAAGTCCGGCTCAAACACCAGCAGATCACCGAGGTGCTCGCCAAGGAGATCCGCAGCGGACACCGTCCGGCGGGGCAGCAGTTGCCGGGCGAGCACGCCCTCGCCCAGCGCTTCGGCGTCAGCCGCACCACGGTGCGGGCCGCGCTCGCCGAGCTGAACGAGGCAGGGCTGATCGCCACCCGCACGGGCAAGGGCTCATACGTCCTCTTCGACGGGCGCCCGCTGGACGACCGGCTCGGCTGGGCGCACGCCCTGGCCGTCCAGGGCATCGAGACGCGGGTACGGACGCTCGCCGTCCAGGAGACCCATGACGAGGAGCTGGCCGCTCAACTCGCCCTGGACGCCGCCATGTTCATCCGGGTCGACCGCACCCGGGAGCTCGTCGCGGACGGCTCCGTGATCTCGTACGAACGCAGCTTTCTGCCGCCCGTCCCCGGTGTGCGGGAACTGCCGGAGCAAGGCCTCGGCGAGCTCACCCTCACCGAGGTGATGCGACGGGCCGGGCTGCGCCCCGACCACGGCGAGCAGCGGCTGGCCGGGCGGCGGATCAGCGCGCGGGAGGCGGAGGTGCTGCGCCGCGCGCCGGGTGACTGGTTCCTCGACACATGGCGCACCAGCCGCGCGGCCGACGGTTCCTTCGTCGAACATGTCGTGAGCCTGCTCGACCCCGACCACTTCCAGCTGTCTCTGGAATTCGGCTGA
- a CDS encoding cysteine hydrolase family protein: MSTGHGRLDPTEHTRPGRGSADTPRGLLTVIDMQRVFAEPDSPWATPRFDEAAEGVRRLLPAFGDRVTFTRFLAAEKPVGAWRAYYDQWPFALQPPMARLWELTDEFAARARHLVEATTFGKWTPELAERVGAEGRLVLAGVSTDCCVLSTALAAADAGVEVLVAADACAGVDDDSHAKALHVMDLYRPLIRVVTVDEVLAGDPS; encoded by the coding sequence ATGAGTACCGGGCACGGGCGCCTCGACCCTACTGAGCACACGCGCCCGGGCCGCGGGAGTGCCGACACCCCCCGCGGCCTGCTCACCGTCATCGACATGCAGCGCGTCTTCGCCGAGCCCGACAGCCCCTGGGCGACGCCGCGCTTCGACGAAGCCGCCGAAGGTGTACGTCGATTGCTGCCGGCCTTCGGCGACCGCGTGACCTTCACCCGCTTCCTCGCCGCCGAAAAACCCGTCGGGGCCTGGCGCGCGTACTACGACCAGTGGCCTTTCGCGCTGCAGCCGCCGATGGCCCGGCTGTGGGAGCTGACGGACGAATTCGCGGCGCGCGCACGGCACTTGGTGGAAGCCACCACCTTCGGCAAGTGGACCCCCGAACTGGCCGAGCGCGTCGGCGCCGAAGGACGCCTGGTCCTGGCCGGAGTCAGCACGGACTGCTGTGTGCTGTCCACGGCGCTCGCCGCCGCCGACGCCGGAGTCGAGGTGCTGGTCGCGGCCGACGCCTGCGCGGGCGTCGACGACGACTCGCACGCCAAGGCCCTCCATGTGATGGACCTCTACCGACCCCTGATCCGCGTCGTGACCGTGGACGAGGTGCTCGCGGGGGATCCTTCATGA
- a CDS encoding LacI family DNA-binding transcriptional regulator, with amino-acid sequence MTISDVAEAAGVSRQTVSNVLNAPDRVRAETRERVNRAVSDLGYHPNRAARSLRASSPRMVGCRILPVHAETVASIQDRFLHALAEAGQACDHHVLLFTATDAEEETERCTALWRAGAVSAVVLYDVTPHDPRPRQLVAAGVPFAAFGRTATSVDGYSWADVDNTAGTASAVDHLVAAGHRRIGFLGWPEGSSVGDARAHGWLAAMDRHGVLAQSHRLDVRGDDTMSSGTRLMAELLDRPEPPTAVVAATDTLGVGALHAVRHHGLRPGEDVAVVGFDDTPAATAVGLSSIRQPIEEVGRLIMAELLRLVGRNADKDVDEAAESLHRLLVPELVVRASSAPLRSAPGG; translated from the coding sequence GTGACCATCTCGGACGTCGCGGAGGCGGCCGGGGTGTCTCGACAGACGGTGTCCAACGTGCTCAACGCGCCCGACCGGGTCCGCGCCGAGACGCGGGAGCGGGTCAACCGGGCTGTCTCCGACCTCGGTTACCACCCCAACCGGGCGGCACGCTCGCTCAGGGCCAGCTCTCCCCGCATGGTGGGGTGCAGGATCCTGCCGGTCCACGCGGAGACGGTGGCCTCCATCCAGGACCGCTTCCTTCACGCGCTCGCCGAGGCGGGCCAGGCATGCGACCACCATGTGCTGCTGTTCACGGCGACCGATGCCGAGGAGGAGACCGAGCGGTGCACGGCGCTGTGGCGCGCCGGGGCCGTGAGCGCAGTAGTGCTCTACGACGTCACTCCGCACGACCCGCGGCCACGGCAACTGGTGGCAGCCGGCGTCCCGTTCGCCGCGTTCGGGCGTACGGCGACCAGTGTCGACGGCTACAGCTGGGCCGACGTCGACAACACGGCCGGTACGGCCTCGGCCGTCGATCACCTGGTTGCCGCCGGCCACCGGCGCATCGGATTCCTGGGCTGGCCCGAGGGCTCCAGTGTCGGCGACGCCCGGGCGCACGGCTGGCTGGCGGCCATGGACCGGCACGGCGTGCTCGCCCAAAGCCACCGGCTCGACGTACGGGGCGACGACACCATGTCGAGTGGTACGCGGCTCATGGCGGAGCTCCTGGACCGGCCGGAGCCGCCGACCGCTGTGGTCGCGGCAACCGACACCCTCGGAGTCGGCGCACTGCACGCCGTGCGCCACCACGGGCTGCGCCCCGGCGAGGACGTCGCGGTGGTGGGATTCGACGACACCCCGGCTGCAACGGCGGTGGGTCTGTCGAGTATCCGTCAGCCGATAGAGGAGGTCGGCCGGTTGATCATGGCGGAGCTGCTGCGGCTCGTCGGCCGGAACGCGGACAAGGACGTCGACGAGGCTGCCGAATCTCTGCACCGGCTGCTGGTTCCGGAGTTGGTCGTGCGCGCGAGTTCGGCGCCGCTGCGGAGCGCGCCCGGCGGCTGA
- a CDS encoding ABATE domain-containing protein produces the protein MRAGFPDFRLGTVLATSFTGTLSERHGNAVERIPTPHRLIDWLAVNGLAVDSCTAAQLDLARELRESIHAAATAAAIQDALPASAVQVINDRSAQGRAAAILTPEGKRRWRLSSASCVEDALSVIAADAISIIAGERDGKLALCASPTCQAAFFDTSQSRTRKWCDMNTCGNRQKKARFNANQRKNPRSAE, from the coding sequence ATGCGTGCTGGGTTCCCCGACTTCCGCCTCGGTACCGTGCTGGCCACCAGCTTCACGGGGACTCTGTCGGAGCGTCATGGCAACGCTGTGGAGCGCATTCCCACGCCGCACCGACTCATCGACTGGCTGGCAGTGAACGGCCTCGCCGTGGACTCCTGCACCGCTGCCCAGCTCGACCTCGCTCGGGAACTGAGGGAGTCGATTCACGCCGCCGCGACAGCGGCCGCGATCCAGGACGCTCTCCCTGCATCTGCTGTCCAAGTCATCAATGACCGCAGCGCTCAGGGTCGGGCCGCAGCGATCCTGACGCCCGAGGGTAAGCGGCGATGGCGGCTCAGCTCGGCTTCCTGCGTGGAAGATGCCCTCAGCGTGATCGCCGCCGACGCGATCAGCATCATCGCAGGCGAACGAGACGGAAAATTGGCCTTGTGCGCATCACCAACCTGCCAAGCCGCCTTCTTCGACACCAGCCAAAGTCGCACCCGCAAATGGTGTGACATGAACACGTGCGGGAATCGCCAGAAGAAAGCGCGCTTCAATGCCAACCAGCGCAAAAACCCCAGATCAGCGGAGTGA
- a CDS encoding epoxide hydrolase family protein, with protein MPRPASDVQVFEAHATDADLDDLRARLAAARLPEAETVYRAAPDPRRWEQGVPLADLVDVVNYWRTGYNWRSFEERLDRIGQFRTTIDDLGIHFLHRRSARADATPLILTHGWPGSIAEFTDVVDELADPKDADAPAFHVVVPSLPGFGYSDKPATTGWGTEKIAAAWVELMGRLGYSKFAAHGGDWGGNITTVLGGRFPAHVLGIHTTFAEAPPGLTTDGLTAVERKWTEETRDFWRHRAAYAKQQATRPQTIGYSLVDSPVGLLAWILDKFAEWTDTEDSPFETISRDRVLDDVTLYWLTRTGASSARIYYESHNSLDPELRVDVPSAISMYPADIEKCPRAWAQERYRQIVRWRSPEIGGHFPSLEVPEYFVKDLQEGLAAVLAAHR; from the coding sequence ATGCCTCGTCCAGCCAGCGACGTGCAAGTATTTGAAGCCCACGCGACTGACGCCGACCTCGACGATCTGCGCGCGCGACTTGCCGCGGCGCGACTACCGGAGGCCGAGACGGTGTATCGCGCCGCGCCCGACCCTCGCCGATGGGAACAGGGTGTTCCTCTCGCCGACCTCGTCGATGTCGTGAACTACTGGCGCACCGGGTACAACTGGCGGTCGTTCGAAGAACGCCTTGACCGGATCGGTCAGTTCCGCACGACCATTGATGATCTGGGAATCCACTTCCTGCACCGCCGATCCGCGCGCGCAGATGCCACTCCTCTGATCTTGACGCATGGCTGGCCAGGCAGCATTGCCGAGTTCACCGATGTAGTAGACGAGCTGGCAGATCCGAAAGATGCAGACGCGCCGGCGTTCCACGTCGTGGTCCCGTCGCTGCCAGGCTTTGGTTACAGCGACAAGCCGGCCACCACCGGGTGGGGAACCGAAAAGATCGCGGCCGCATGGGTGGAACTGATGGGAAGGCTCGGCTACAGCAAGTTCGCAGCCCACGGCGGCGACTGGGGAGGTAATATCACCACCGTTCTCGGCGGCAGGTTCCCGGCGCACGTTCTCGGCATCCACACAACGTTCGCGGAGGCACCACCCGGGTTGACAACGGACGGGCTGACGGCGGTCGAGCGCAAGTGGACCGAGGAAACCCGCGATTTCTGGCGCCACCGCGCGGCGTACGCGAAGCAGCAGGCGACCCGACCGCAGACCATCGGCTACTCGCTCGTCGACTCACCGGTCGGGCTTCTCGCCTGGATCCTCGACAAGTTCGCCGAGTGGACAGACACCGAAGACAGCCCGTTCGAGACGATTTCCAGAGACCGCGTTCTTGACGACGTCACCCTGTATTGGCTGACGCGGACCGGCGCATCGTCGGCCCGCATTTACTACGAAAGCCACAACTCGCTCGATCCCGAACTTCGGGTCGACGTCCCGTCAGCAATCAGTATGTATCCCGCCGACATCGAGAAGTGTCCGCGCGCCTGGGCACAGGAGCGGTACCGACAGATCGTCCGATGGAGGTCGCCCGAAATCGGGGGACATTTCCCTTCGCTGGAGGTTCCCGAGTATTTCGTCAAAGACCTGCAAGAGGGCCTCGCGGCAGTGCTGGCCGCTCATCGGTGA
- a CDS encoding cytosine permease, with amino-acid sequence MADSPDSLDIRPAGRQLQVETHGLDVIGDAERKGTPRTLFWPWFGANVSILGLSYGAFALGFGISFWQALAAGVIGIVFSFLLCGFIAVAGKRGSAPTMVLSRAAYGVRGNRLPSVISWMLTVGWETVLTALATMATATVFGRLGWGGGTETKVVALILVGALIVVGGVMGFDLIMRLQTVITVVTGVLTIVYIALVADHIHWHTVSAVPAGSAQEFIGALVFMMTGFGLGWVNAAADYSRYLPRSSSGRGVIGWTTFGASVAPLLLLVFGLLLAGSSEDLSKAIAVDPIGALTTILPTWFLVPFAVVAVLGLVGGAVLDIYSSGLALLSAGLRVPRYLAALVDGVLMIAGSVYIVFLTDNFLGQFIGFLTTLGVPVAAWCGVMLADLALRRRDYDEGDLFRTGGRYGDVPLRPLLLTLAATALGWGLVTNSAASWLEWQGYLLAPFGLGGKTGAWAYANLGVLIALALGFLGTLALDRGRVRAQERLDASPTASEEVLSA; translated from the coding sequence ATGGCAGACTCCCCGGACTCCCTCGACATCAGACCCGCGGGCCGCCAGCTCCAGGTGGAGACGCACGGGCTCGACGTGATCGGCGACGCCGAGCGCAAGGGCACTCCGCGGACCCTGTTCTGGCCCTGGTTCGGGGCCAATGTCTCGATCCTGGGCCTCAGTTACGGCGCCTTCGCGCTCGGCTTCGGCATCTCCTTCTGGCAGGCGCTCGCGGCCGGAGTGATCGGCATCGTCTTCTCCTTCCTCCTCTGCGGCTTCATCGCGGTGGCGGGCAAGCGCGGCTCCGCGCCGACGATGGTGCTCAGCAGGGCGGCGTACGGCGTACGAGGGAACCGGCTGCCCTCGGTGATCTCGTGGATGCTGACCGTCGGCTGGGAGACGGTGCTCACGGCGCTCGCGACCATGGCCACCGCGACGGTCTTCGGGCGGCTCGGCTGGGGCGGCGGCACCGAGACCAAGGTGGTCGCCCTGATCCTGGTCGGCGCGCTGATTGTGGTCGGCGGAGTGATGGGCTTCGACCTGATCATGCGGCTGCAGACCGTGATCACGGTCGTCACCGGCGTGCTCACGATCGTCTACATCGCGTTGGTCGCCGACCACATCCACTGGCACACGGTCAGCGCCGTACCCGCGGGCTCCGCACAGGAGTTCATCGGCGCCCTGGTCTTCATGATGACCGGTTTCGGACTCGGCTGGGTCAACGCCGCCGCCGACTACTCGCGCTATCTGCCGCGCTCCTCCTCCGGCCGGGGAGTGATCGGCTGGACCACCTTCGGCGCCTCGGTGGCGCCGCTGCTCCTGCTGGTCTTCGGACTGCTCCTCGCGGGCTCCTCCGAGGACCTCAGCAAGGCTATCGCCGTCGACCCGATCGGCGCCCTGACCACCATCCTGCCCACGTGGTTCCTGGTCCCCTTCGCCGTGGTCGCCGTGCTCGGTCTGGTCGGCGGCGCGGTCCTGGACATCTACTCGTCCGGACTGGCGCTGCTGTCCGCCGGTCTGCGCGTGCCGCGCTATCTGGCGGCGCTCGTCGACGGTGTCCTGATGATCGCGGGCTCGGTCTACATCGTCTTCCTCACCGACAACTTCCTCGGCCAGTTCATCGGCTTCCTCACCACGCTGGGCGTCCCCGTCGCCGCCTGGTGCGGCGTCATGCTGGCCGACCTGGCGCTGCGCCGCCGCGACTACGACGAGGGAGATCTGTTCCGTACGGGCGGCCGGTACGGCGACGTCCCGCTCCGGCCGCTGCTGCTCACCCTCGCCGCCACCGCGCTCGGCTGGGGCCTGGTCACCAACTCGGCCGCGAGCTGGCTGGAGTGGCAGGGCTATCTGCTCGCCCCGTTCGGACTGGGCGGCAAGACGGGCGCCTGGGCCTACGCCAACCTCGGCGTCCTGATCGCGCTCGCCCTCGGCTTCCTCGGCACGCTGGCCCTCGACCGCGGCCGAGTTCGCGCCCAGGAGCGGCTGGACGCGAGCCCGACGGCGAGCGAGGAGGTGCTCAGCGCATGA